A window of the Peromyscus leucopus breed LL Stock chromosome 22, UCI_PerLeu_2.1, whole genome shotgun sequence genome harbors these coding sequences:
- the Cenpo gene encoding centromere protein O isoform X1, with the protein MESANSVCQGGACKGGVLAHLERLEAQTRRSDRKSEEPAGHTKERSLRAKIQELRRQRDQLRAEVKQRQARVKASSANEDLNRTVEISEQEVLERQWGNVKAILQAYRFTGLSGKLTSRGVCVCISTAFEGNLLESYFVDLVIGKPLRIHHHSIPAFIPLEKIARAYLQTDIQRFLFSLCEYLNAYAGRKYQTDQLEADFSAFLTGPLQRNVLCNLLSFTYKVDQGRETSSFSARLLYEDLTATLPTDVAVTCAAAEASSARWEEHRTSHEMLFRAKPLHQVFASFSKQVERLDLSLVS; encoded by the exons ATGGAGTCTGCGAATTCTGTGTGTCAGGGCGGAGCGTGCAAAGGAG gTGTTTTAGCTCACTTGGAAAGACTAGAGGCTCAAACGAGGAGATCGGATAGAAAGTCTGAAGAGCCGGCAGGTCACACAAAGGAGCGTTCTCTTAGAGCCAAGATTCAGGAGCTGCGGAGACAGCGAGATCAGCTGAGGGCTGAAGTGAAGCAACGGCAAGCCAGA GTTAAAGCATCTTCGGCCAATGAAGACTTAAACCGAACAGTGGAGATCAGTGAGCAGGAGGTTCTGGAAAGGCAGTGGGGAAACGTGAAAGCCATCCTGCAGGCCTATCGGTTTACAG GGCTCAGCGGGAAGCTGACCAGCCGCGGAGTCTGTGTGTGCATTAGCACTGCCTTCGAAGGGAACCTCCTGGAGTCCTACTTTGTCGACCTCGTCATAGGGAAGCCACTCCGGATACACCACCATTCCATCCCAGCCTTCATCCCTCTAGAAAAGATAGCCAGGGCATACCTACAGACTGATATCCAGCGCTTCCTGTTCAGTCTCTGCGAGTACCTGAATGCCTACGCGGGGAGGAAGTACCAGACAGACCAACTGGAG GCTGACTTCAGCGCCTTCCTCACTGGACCTTTGCAGAGAAACGTCCTGTGCAACTTGCTGTCGTTTACCTATAAAGTGGACCAGGGGCGCGAGACCTCCTCCTTCAGTGCCAGATTGCTGTATGAGGACCTCACAGCAACTCTCCCCACAGACGTCGCCGTGACGTGTGCAG CAGCAGAAGCCTCGTCCGCGCGTTGGGAAGAGCACAGGACGTCCCATGAAATGCTCTTCCGAGCCAAGCCCCTGCACCAGGTGTTCGCTTCATTTTCCAAGCAAGTTGAAAGGCTGGATTTGAGCCTCGTCTCCTGA
- the Cenpo gene encoding centromere protein O isoform X2 produces the protein MESANSVCQGGACKGGVLAHLERLEAQTRRSDRKSEEPAGHTKERSLRAKIQELRRQRDQLRAEVKQRQARVKASSANEDLNRTVEISEQEVLERQWGNVKAILQAYRFTGLSGKLTSRGVCVCISTAFEGNLLESYFVDLVIGKPLRIHHHSIPAFIPLEKIARAYLQTDIQRFLFSLCEYLNAYAGRKYQTDQLEADFSAFLTGPLQRNVLCNLLSFTYKVDQGRETSSFSARLLYEDLTATLPTDVAVTCAAEASSARWEEHRTSHEMLFRAKPLHQVFASFSKQVERLDLSLVS, from the exons ATGGAGTCTGCGAATTCTGTGTGTCAGGGCGGAGCGTGCAAAGGAG gTGTTTTAGCTCACTTGGAAAGACTAGAGGCTCAAACGAGGAGATCGGATAGAAAGTCTGAAGAGCCGGCAGGTCACACAAAGGAGCGTTCTCTTAGAGCCAAGATTCAGGAGCTGCGGAGACAGCGAGATCAGCTGAGGGCTGAAGTGAAGCAACGGCAAGCCAGA GTTAAAGCATCTTCGGCCAATGAAGACTTAAACCGAACAGTGGAGATCAGTGAGCAGGAGGTTCTGGAAAGGCAGTGGGGAAACGTGAAAGCCATCCTGCAGGCCTATCGGTTTACAG GGCTCAGCGGGAAGCTGACCAGCCGCGGAGTCTGTGTGTGCATTAGCACTGCCTTCGAAGGGAACCTCCTGGAGTCCTACTTTGTCGACCTCGTCATAGGGAAGCCACTCCGGATACACCACCATTCCATCCCAGCCTTCATCCCTCTAGAAAAGATAGCCAGGGCATACCTACAGACTGATATCCAGCGCTTCCTGTTCAGTCTCTGCGAGTACCTGAATGCCTACGCGGGGAGGAAGTACCAGACAGACCAACTGGAG GCTGACTTCAGCGCCTTCCTCACTGGACCTTTGCAGAGAAACGTCCTGTGCAACTTGCTGTCGTTTACCTATAAAGTGGACCAGGGGCGCGAGACCTCCTCCTTCAGTGCCAGATTGCTGTATGAGGACCTCACAGCAACTCTCCCCACAGACGTCGCCGTGACGTGTGCAG CAGAAGCCTCGTCCGCGCGTTGGGAAGAGCACAGGACGTCCCATGAAATGCTCTTCCGAGCCAAGCCCCTGCACCAGGTGTTCGCTTCATTTTCCAAGCAAGTTGAAAGGCTGGATTTGAGCCTCGTCTCCTGA
- the Ptrhd1 gene encoding putative peptidyl-tRNA hydrolase PTRHD1 gives MHRRVGTAIQMVRRMAGSGAEPQILVQYLVLRKDLAQAPFSWPTGALVAQACHAATAALHLHRDHPHTVAYLRELGRMRKVVLEAADETTLKELAETLQQKDIDHMLWLEQPENIATCIALRPYPKEEVSQYLKKFRLFK, from the exons ATGCACCGCAGAGTAGGCACGGCCATTCAGATGGTCAGGAGGATGGCAGGCTCCGGGGCGGAGCCGCAGATCCTTGTGCAGTACTTAGTGTTACGAAAGGACCTAGCGCAGGCGCCTTTCTCCTGGCCCACGGGCGCACTGGTGGCGCAGGCCTGTCACGCCGCCACCGCGGCCTTGCACCTTCACCGAGACCATCCGCACACGGTAGCGTACCTCCGGGAGCTGGGGCGCATGCGCAAGGTGGTCCTCGAG GCTGCTGATGAGACCACCTTGAAGGAGCTGGCCGAGACCCTGCAGCAGAAGGACATCGACCATATGCTGTGGCTGGAGCAGCCAGAGAACATTGCCACGTGCATCGCCCTCAGGCCGTACCCCAAGGAAGAAGTGAGCCAGTACTTGAAGAAGTTCCGATTGTTCAAGTGA